CGGTGTGGAAGCCGAGTGACGGAAGTGGCGCGCATTGGTCTAGGCCTAGGCGCTCCGGGCTCGTATGGTCGGCGGTGGCCGGCGGCACGACCTTCCCCCCCACCCGAGTTGCGAGCCGGCTCGGACGACGCCCCACGACCGCGACCCCGAGCAACGGGTGAACTCCCCCCACTCACCGCCTCCGGGAGGCCATGGTGAAAGTTCCCACCAGATTGTCGGCGATCATCGGCACGCTCGGTCTCGTCGGATACCTGGCTCTGGCCACGGCGTACGCCGACGAGCCCGCCATCGGCACGAGCGCCCCGCAGGTCGCGCTGACGGAGGTGGCCCGGGCCACGAACCCGACCGCAGGTGCCGCGGGACCCGGCGACACGGTCTGGATCGCCGAACGCGCGGGAACGGTCCGGGTCCTGAACGACGCCGGACTCGGCGAACCCGTCCTCGACATCTCCGACGAGACCACCACCGACGGCGAACGCGGCCTGCTCGGCGTGACCTTCGACGACGACTTCGCGCACTTCTACATCTCCTACACCGACCTCCAGGGCACGAGCACCATCGACGAGTTCGCCGTCCAGGGCGGGTCGATCCAGGAGGACACCCGGCGCACCGTCCTGACCCAGGAGCAGCCCGAGTCGAACCACAACGGCGGCGACATCACGTTCGGTCCCGACGGCTACCTCTACATCGCGTTCGGTGACGGCGGAGGCGGCGGCGACCCCGACGGCAACGGGCAGAAGCTCGACACCCTGCTCGGCAAGCTGCTCCGGATCGACCCGCGGGGCGGCACCCCGTACGCCGTCCCGAAGGACAACCCGTTCGTCGGCGACTCCAACGCCAGGAGCGAGATCTGGTCGTACGGACTGCGCAACCCCTGGCGGTTCTCCTTCGACGCCGGCTCCGGCGACCTGCTGATCGCCGATGTCGGCCAGAGCGCCTGGGAGGAGATCGACTGGGCGCCCGCGGACAGCAAGGGCGGCGAGAACTACGGCTGGGCGCAGATGGAGGGCACCCACCCCTTCCGCGGCGGCACCGAGCCCGCGAACCACGTCCCGCCGATCCACGAGTACGACCGCAACGGCCTCGGCTGCTCGGTCACCGGCGGCTACGTCTACCGCGGCCAGGCCATCACGGACCTCGAGGGCCAGTACGTCTACAGCGACTACTGCGACGGCACCCTGCGCTCCCTGGAGATCGAGAACGGCAAGGTGACCGCCGAGCACGACCTCGGTGTGAACGGCGGAGAGGTCGTCTCCTTCGCCCAGGACACCGACGGCGAGCTGTACGCCCTGGCCATCGGCGGCACGGTCTGGCGAGTCGACCCGGCGTGACATGAGGGAATGACGGAGCGCCGGAAGGGCCGCACTTCGCAAGGGTAGGGTAGGCGAGTGACCCTCGTCGTGCGGCCCGACCGCGTCGTCCGACGCCCCCGTTGAGTGGGCGCGCCTGTGACCGGTGCGCGGGAGCGCGCGGTGCTTCCAACGGGTCCCCGCGTGTGGTGGGGGGCGATCGCGGCCCTCGCCGGGCTGGTGGTCGTCGCGCTCGGGATTCTCTATGGCGGTGCCGGCGGGCCCGGGGTGGTGGACGCGCGGGTCGGGGCGGCGGTGGACGGTGCGGGGGCGTCGTGGCGGCACGTCGCCCTGGCCACGGACTTCCTGGGGGAGCCCGGGGGAGCGGCGATGCTGGTGGTGGCCGCGGGGGCGGCCGCCCTGCTGCTTCGGTGGCCTCGTGCGGCGGTGCTCGTCGTGGCCGGTCCCGGCCTGACCGTGGTGGCGACGAAGTTTCTCAAGCCCTTGGTGGGACGCACCATCCACGACGGTCACCTCTCCTACCCGAGCGGGCACACCGCTTTCCTCACCGCGTTCGCCCTCGCGGTGGCGCTGCTCGTGACCGGCCGGCTCCGGCTCGGCGGCGCGGCCGGCCCGTCGCTCGTGCTTGCCACGGCGACGGTGGCGGGCGCCGCGATGGGCTGGGCGCAGGTCGCCCTGGGCGCGCACTACCCGACGGACGCGCTCGGCGGCTGGTGCACCGCGCTGGCGGTGACACCGGCCACCGCGTGGATGGTCGACCGGACGGCCGACAGGCTGGCCGGCCGGATGTCCGACGCCCCTCGGCCGGAGCGCCGCTGACGCCACGTCACACCGAACGCCGGAACACCGGCTTCACCGGTCGTCCCCCCATCCACGGTGTGGGATCACCCGCGTCCAGCGCCTTCCGGTACACCGCACACGCCTGCGCCACCACGTCGACGGTGTGATCGATGTCGGCGTCACTGAGCGCGTCGCTCACCACCAACGACGGGGCCAGCACACCGCCCGCGAGGAGCCGGCGCAGGAACAGGGTGCGGTACCGCTGCGACGGCCGACGGTTCTCGTCGAGGGTGGCGAAGACCAGGTTGCTGGCCCGGCCCCGGACGACGACGTGGTCGGACACGCCCATGCCGGCCGCGGCGTCGCGGACACCGGCGGCGAGCCGCTCGCCGAGCGCGTGCAGCCGGGCGGTGACGTCCTCCTCGACGTAGGTGGTCTGCACGGCCATCGCGGCCGCCAGCGAGTGCGTTTCGGCCCCGTGCGTGGTGGACAGCAGGAACACCCGGTCGCCGGAGTGACGCAGCCCGCCCCACTCCATCAGATCGCGGCGCCCGGCCAGCGCGGAGACGGCGCATCCGTTGCCCAGCGCCTTGCCGAAGGTGGAGAGGTCGGGGACGACGCCGTACAGGCTCTGGGCGCCCGCCTCGGACCAGCGGAAGCCGGTGATCATCTCGTCGAAGACCAGCACGCAGCCGTGCCGGTCGGCCAGTTCGCGCAGACCGGCGAGGTACCCGGGCGGCGGCTCGGTGTGGGTGGCCGGTTCGAGGATCAGGCAGGCGACCTCGTCCCGGTACCGGGTGAGCAGTTCCTCGGTCGCGGCCAGGTCGCCGTACGGGAACGCCACGGTGAGGTCGGTGGTCGCCGCCGGAACACCGGCGGACATGGGCGTGGTGCCGATGAACCAGTCGTCGACGGAGTAGAAGGGATGGTCGCCGCAGATGGCGACTCGTGCGCGCCCGGTGACGGCGCGGGCGAGACGTACCGCGGCGGTGGTGACGTCGGAGCCGTTCTTCGCGAACTTCACCATCTCCGCGGTCGGCACGGTGGCCAGGAAGCGTTCCGCGGCCTCGACCTCCACGACGGACGGCCGGACGAAGTTGCTGCCGCGGTCGAGTTCGCGCCGTACCGCCTCGACCACCCGCGGGTGCGCGTGCCCGAGGCTCACCGACCGCAGGCCGGAGCCGTATTCGACGTAGCGGTTGCCGTCGACGTCCCACACGTGGGCACCGCGGCCGTGGCTGATGACCGGGGCCAGGTCGTCGGGGTACTGGTCGTCGCCCTTGGCGTAGGTGTGCGCGCCCCCGGGAATCATGGCGTGCAGCCGCTCGTTGGCCTGCCGCGACCGGGGCAGGAGGAAACCTCCGGACTCTTGGGTGTCCACGCGTACTTCAGCCCTCTCTCTGCTTCAGGACCTGGGCGAGGCTCGGCGCCTCCCGGTCCCGCTGGGACATCGACATGGGCGGCAGTGGCCAGGGGACGGCGAGTTCGGGGTCGTCGAAGGCGATCGTGACGTCCTCGGCCGGATCGTGCGGGCGGTCGATCCGGTAGGAGGTGTCGGCGGTCTCGGTCAACGCCTGGAAGCCGTGCGCGCACCCCGCCGGGATGTACAGGGTCATCTGCGTCTCGCCGGACAGTTCGAAGGTGGCCACGTTGCGGTAGGTCGGGGAGCCGGGCCGCAGGTCGACCACGACGTCGAAGATCCGCCCGTACGAGCACCGCACCAGCTTGGCCTCTCCGGCACCCGAGCGCAGGTGCATCCCGCGCAGCACGCCCCGGACCGAGCGGGACACGCTGTCCTGGACGAAGGCGTCCGGGTCGAGGCCCACCGAGCGGACCACGTCGGCGTCGAAGGTGCGGCAGAAGAAGCCGCGCTCGTCGGCGTACGGCACCGGCTCGAAGAGGTACGCGCCGGTGATCTCCGGGACCGCGGTCGCCTTCATGAAGTCTCCTGTCGGGCGGGGGCGTCGGCGTTGCCGGCCGAGCGGAACAGGGTCGAGGTCAGGACGGTGAACTGCCGCTCCAACCGCCGGACGGCGGCCTCGTTCCGCTCGGCGAGGGTCAGCCGCAGCTCCGCCGAGCGCTTCTCCAACTCCCGGAACCGTTCCAGCAGATGCTCGGCGTCGACCTCACGGGCCGGGTGGCAGTACGGGGCCAGCCCCATGCGAGCCATCAGGGCGTCGCTCTTGGCCGAGTAGCTGAGCGCGAGCGTCGGCGTCCCGACCTTCAGCGCGCAGACCAGGTTGTGGTACCGGGTCGCCACCACGGTGTCGGCGGCCGCCGTCTCCTTCATCAGGTCGGCGAGCGAGGCCGTCTCGGCGACGGTGACCAACGGCGAGTCCACCGCGTCGACGATCCCGTCGGCCACGGGCCGGTCGAGCTCGTCGCCGGTGATCAGGCGGACCGGTCTGCCCTCCGCGACGA
The Streptomyces sp. NBC_01723 genome window above contains:
- a CDS encoding PQQ-dependent sugar dehydrogenase: MKVPTRLSAIIGTLGLVGYLALATAYADEPAIGTSAPQVALTEVARATNPTAGAAGPGDTVWIAERAGTVRVLNDAGLGEPVLDISDETTTDGERGLLGVTFDDDFAHFYISYTDLQGTSTIDEFAVQGGSIQEDTRRTVLTQEQPESNHNGGDITFGPDGYLYIAFGDGGGGGDPDGNGQKLDTLLGKLLRIDPRGGTPYAVPKDNPFVGDSNARSEIWSYGLRNPWRFSFDAGSGDLLIADVGQSAWEEIDWAPADSKGGENYGWAQMEGTHPFRGGTEPANHVPPIHEYDRNGLGCSVTGGYVYRGQAITDLEGQYVYSDYCDGTLRSLEIENGKVTAEHDLGVNGGEVVSFAQDTDGELYALAIGGTVWRVDPA
- a CDS encoding phosphatase PAP2 family protein, with translation MTGARERAVLPTGPRVWWGAIAALAGLVVVALGILYGGAGGPGVVDARVGAAVDGAGASWRHVALATDFLGEPGGAAMLVVAAGAAALLLRWPRAAVLVVAGPGLTVVATKFLKPLVGRTIHDGHLSYPSGHTAFLTAFALAVALLVTGRLRLGGAAGPSLVLATATVAGAAMGWAQVALGAHYPTDALGGWCTALAVTPATAWMVDRTADRLAGRMSDAPRPERR
- a CDS encoding dTDP-4-dehydrorhamnose 3,5-epimerase family protein — translated: MKATAVPEITGAYLFEPVPYADERGFFCRTFDADVVRSVGLDPDAFVQDSVSRSVRGVLRGMHLRSGAGEAKLVRCSYGRIFDVVVDLRPGSPTYRNVATFELSGETQMTLYIPAGCAHGFQALTETADTSYRIDRPHDPAEDVTIAFDDPELAVPWPLPPMSMSQRDREAPSLAQVLKQREG
- a CDS encoding glutamate-1-semialdehyde 2,1-aminomutase, encoding MDTQESGGFLLPRSRQANERLHAMIPGGAHTYAKGDDQYPDDLAPVISHGRGAHVWDVDGNRYVEYGSGLRSVSLGHAHPRVVEAVRRELDRGSNFVRPSVVEVEAAERFLATVPTAEMVKFAKNGSDVTTAAVRLARAVTGRARVAICGDHPFYSVDDWFIGTTPMSAGVPAATTDLTVAFPYGDLAATEELLTRYRDEVACLILEPATHTEPPPGYLAGLRELADRHGCVLVFDEMITGFRWSEAGAQSLYGVVPDLSTFGKALGNGCAVSALAGRRDLMEWGGLRHSGDRVFLLSTTHGAETHSLAAAMAVQTTYVEEDVTARLHALGERLAAGVRDAAAGMGVSDHVVVRGRASNLVFATLDENRRPSQRYRTLFLRRLLAGGVLAPSLVVSDALSDADIDHTVDVVAQACAVYRKALDAGDPTPWMGGRPVKPVFRRSV